Genomic window (Helianthus annuus cultivar XRQ/B chromosome 3, HanXRQr2.0-SUNRISE, whole genome shotgun sequence):
TAATTcctataaataaatatatttatcaCTTGGCCGGCCATAATTGATTTTAACTTCTTGGATTTTCTTCATTGTTTTCTTAAAATacaaaataatttaataaaaaaatactaTACACAACAACACAACAAAAGGATACATAAATGCTATATTTTGAAGAAGCATATGACCCTCTTTCCCTATAAATTTTAATTCACTTTTCAATTTCATAACAGTTCTTATTTTCAACCGTAAGTAATATTTTCAACCAACGGTGAGTATTATTAATTACCTTCTATTTTTCTAGAAGCAAACTCTAGTTaaaatttagagttaattactgtttttgtccatgtggtttgtcaaaaatcactatttcagtccattagtttaaaatttacgatttcagtccctgtggtttcactttcgtaaccatttcagtccctgtggtttcactttcgtaaccatttcaatccatttattctgttagtacagggactgaaatggttacgaaagtgaaaccacagggactgaaatcacaatttttaaactaattgactgaaatagtgatttttgacaaaccacagggacgaaaacagtaattaactctaaattttGTTTAAATCATTATTCTAGGATGACATAAAGTGTACAAACTTTTATATTGTTTTACAAGTAAATACTAGTGTATAAATTGCATTGTGTTACTAGCAACAATAATGGAGAAAAAAAAACCCTGCTAACAAGCAACTCAATATTATTTACTAACAAATTACATGCCAACCACTTTATGATGCTTTGAATTGTAGTTAAGGGCAAGAACTCATGGGCTGAACTAGTTGGGACACCTGGGCAATCGGCTATCGTTATAATTGAGAGACAAAATGAAAACGTTGAAGCATTTATCGTTGAGGAAGGGAGCGTTGTGAGCTCAGATGTTCGATGTGTCAGGGTTAGGGTCTTTGTTGATAAGAACAATATTGTTAAAGAAATGCCTAAGACTATCCACtatcacaacccaacccaacccaacccaacccaacccaacccaatctTTCATTAAAGTActaatttctctctcttccacctaTACAACCCAACCCAATTCAATTTTTCACCCACAATCACAACCCAACCTAaactaatattttattaaataaaaatgatttatagttATTGTttacaaggaaaaagacaaaaaaaacaattaaatattaatataaatGGTTGCAACCTTGGGTTGTATACACAACCTGGTTGTGAGAAATAAtgaattattaaattaaaaaattgCTTGTTTTTTTTATCTTATTATCCACATGGCAACCGTTTGGGAAGTCTGGTCACCATAGTGGATAGTCTAAAGTCGGTTAATCGCCTGTAGATCTTACATCTTGTTTTGTTTGGTGTATAACCAAGTTTCAGATTGACTAGTCAAAATTCTCGAACTTTAGTCTAATTAAAATGTTAATCGCCGTTTATTACATCTCGTTTTGTTGCTTGTTACGGCATTGGAGTTTGACACCACCTGATTTAGCCCCTCATGGTGGTTAACACATTAATGGAAGAAAGGGAAAGTTGGGTGGCGCCTTGATGCGTTTTGGTTTAACAGGCGTGATGGTGGTGAGGTTTTGGCGCCTCCTTTCTCACGCCCACAACACATAGTCTTATAATTTTGATCAAATGGGTAGAATCCGAAATATTGGTGATATCAtgaaaaaatgataaaaaaaattcttgatgAGAAATCAACCTTTTTTGTATAGGAAAATTTTAAAATAGGTATTGCCAAATTTTGAGAATTCAAAACTATTAGCCTTTACTtaaaattaaataacaaaataaacacATGATTTAATCGAAACATGTTTTTACAATTAAACAAAAATCAATTAAAATCACGAAATTTAGGGAAAACAATCGAAGTGAAAATCACTCTTCAGATGTGACAATTTGGATCCAAACGTCGGACAAAACGGGCCATGTCTTTGCAGCACCTCGTCGTTTCTTTTTACAATTTTGTGTCTTTTTTACAATTTTACAAAACGCCCCCAAGTCACTTACAAGAATTTAAACTCAAATCACTTTTGTGATGAAAATAAATTcaaattttcttattatttttcTTCTCATAGagtttcaaaaataaaataaaattgccCAATAAACATTAACCAATACTTtcaaaactaaaataaaataccATCCAACATGCTTTCAAAACTAAAGTTGAATAGGAGTTCTCAAATAGCCAACCAAAATGAATCTACAACACCAAccaaccaaaacaaaacaaaaacaaatatattcatataaaaaaatcaattaaaaatTGATTATATTTCACATAGCAAAAACACCATAAACATAGAGAAATTACTAGCCTTGCTCCTCATTAGTGGCGGAACCAGAACGATTTAGTTAGGGGGTCATCATAAAAGCTCATATTCTATACTAGTTCAAATTAGGGAGTCCATCTCTAAGTTTgttcttcaaaaactcaaaatttataaataaaaattcaaaaagttccGATGAGCGGAGGGTCAACGGACCCCCTTGACCCCCTCTGGTTCCGCCCCTGCTCTCAAGAATCAAGATTTGGTAACACTGGTGACTACTGGGATGACAACCACAAGGATGATAATCAGCAACAATATGATCCCAATACACATACACTTTCTGCTTTGCTTTTGGTACCCTTTTGCACTCTTGAGCTTTTTTGTACCATCATTCACATATTGACCTGCATTCATCACATGATGCTCAATATCATCCATCTTCTCACCCTGAGCCTCCACCATCACTGCCATATCTAAGAACACCTGGTGGAGCTCCAGCAGGCTTGTTTCGATCTCCTTGGCGGCGTCATGGCGGTCTTGTATCTCCACCACCGTCTCCAACACCCTTCCCCTCCCATGCTCCTGTTTATAAATCCAACCAAAGTGGATTAGTTTTTGCAAACAAATAACATTCTGGACACTTGAATACTTCTCACAATGTACACAACTCGCGGGTTGTGTTTAGTATAAACGGGTTCAGTTCAGTTTCGAGTTGAAGTTACAAAAACGTGTAGCTTAACGGTGTCTGTGTCGACCTGGATTGCGCCGGTTAACCGatttacttatttttttttttataaagagtaaactgccattttggtccctgtggtttggtcaattttgccactttagtccaaaactcaaactttttgcatctggatccatgtggtttcagttttattgccattttggtccaaaaatgaaatcaggtcatatttgtcttataaaatcctgttattttgtcattttccacaggggcaaaatgatcatttcttttttataaataaatactatattttataagacaaatatgacctgatttgcctctgaggaaaatgacaaaattgcaggattttataagacaagtatgacctgatttcatttttggaccaaaatggcaataaaactgaaaccacagggactcaaatacaaaaggtttgagttttggaccaaaatggcagtttactcttttataaATGTGTCAACCAGAATTACCTTTTTTTCAAACAAATAACATTCATAAGCTAAAAAAACTCACCGGTTGGGTTTCGTATAAAGGGGTCGGGTTAGTTTTAGGTCAAACCTACAACActcgtttagctaaacgggtagTGTTCGTATCAACCTGGTTACGACAGAACCTAGCAAAACTAATAGGGTGGGTGGGGTCAAATCTGCACAACTTACTTTGCGGGTTGACCCGGGTAACCAATTTTTTTAAAGGTGCtttataaaagagtaaattgccattttagtccctgagtttttgtccaaattgtcattttagtccaaatagttttttttttctcctctgagtccctgacttttccttgttcttgccattttgatcacattgtctaacttagtataaaaccaggttataatcaggggtatttttggcattaaattattatgaggtttataaattatgttgtaaactacccctggttataaccagatttttggacTGAGTTATTTGGACTAAAAAGGCAATTTGgaccaaacctcaaggactaaaatgacaatttactctttatGAAATAACTTaacttataatttattttttacaccaaattttataacttttgaaaCAAATTGATACATTTTAAATATAAGTGCTAAAAAACTACAATATAGTTATGTAAATTCAGTatttttaaaatattattattttttaccaTAAAATTCTTTTATCGGGTTAGACAGGTCATGTTCGTATCAACACATGAATATACCCCTGGTTAGACGTGTCGTgtttggcattaaattattatgaggtttataaattatgttgtaaactacccctggttatcacagttatgccaaaaatacccctggttataaccagatttgtAGACCGAGTTATTTGAACTAAAAAGGCAATTTGGAcaaaacctcagggactaaaatgacaatttactctttatGAAATAACTTAACTTATATGTTATTCTTTACACCAAATTTTATAGCTTTTGAAACAAATTGATACATTTTAAATATAAGTGCTAAAAAACTACAATATAGTTATGtaaattcaaaatttttaaaatatTGATATTTTTTACAATAAAATCTTTTTTATCGGGTTAGACAGGTCATATTCGTATCAACACATGAATATACACGTGTTGTGTTTGGGTTCATGTCAGTCGTTCATACCTGAATTGCTTTTGACAAAAACTCTTCACCACCTTGACCATCAGTCCCACTGTTAataatcttctcaatcacttctTCATTCGCCTCTTCTCCGGTGACCGTAAAATACCTCCGGCCAACCGTCTCCTTATACTCACTCATCATCCTCTGCCTCAACTCCTGAAACTCCATCATCAGCCCCTTAAGCTTCTTCCTCAACCCATTTGCCACCGCGGTCCGAGTCCTATCCACCGGGGTCCCTAACTTACACCCGGACAGCCTCCGGCTCTCTGCATTCGCCCGGTCCATCTCCTCCAACCGCTGTTTTATCGTCTTTGCCTTCTTCAAAACCGCCACGATATCGCCTGATGCAGGTTACGAAAGCAATCAAATGGCTAGAAACTCAAAGATTAACAATTAATATCAATATCATAtaactaaatttttttttaaaatgacaTAAAAGTTCGAAACAATATTTATACTAGACCCTAACAACTTTAGATATAATTATACAAACACtaataaataaaagataaaaataaaataaaacttaaaacttaATTTAATATTAATCAAACTAAAAATTTGACTAAAAGTTCATGGGAAAAACAATATTTATACTAGAACCTAACAATTTTAGATATAAACACtaataaataaaagataaaaataaaataaaaacactaataaataaaagataaaaataaaataaaaacactaataaataagagataaaaataaaataaaactttgAAACTCAAATTAATATTAATCAAGCTAGAAAAATTGACATAAAAGTTCACTGGAAATACAATATTTATACTAGACGCTAACATTAAgagataaataataataataataataataataataataataataataataaaaattcaccgaaaaataataaacaaactaAAAAAATTGATATAAAAATTCACCGAAAAACAATCTTTATACTAGAAGCTATCAATAACAgataaacaataataaataaaagtaaaagtaatttttttaatttcaccaaaaaaaattttcataattaatattattaaactAGAAAAGCtaacaaaaacataattttttttaaaaaaaa
Coding sequences:
- the LOC110930964 gene encoding syntaxin-related protein KNOLLE; its protein translation is MNDLMTKSFTSYIDLKKSIEKLDLEAGPDHDIQMQTVQADHNLTSFLREAELVKDEMNFIRETLTQLQLTNQESKSLHNPDQLKSNRRRINGDIVAVLKKAKTIKQRLEEMDRANAESRRLSGCKLGTPVDRTRTAVANGLRKKLKGLMMEFQELRQRMMSEYKETVGRRYFTVTGEEANEEVIEKIINSGTDGQGGEEFLSKAIQEHGRGRVLETVVEIQDRHDAAKEIETSLLELHQVFLDMAVMVEAQGEKMDDIEHHVMNAGQYVNDGTKKLKSAKGYQKQSRKCMCIGIILLLIIILVVVIPVVTSVTKS